A stretch of Triticum aestivum cultivar Chinese Spring chromosome 1D, IWGSC CS RefSeq v2.1, whole genome shotgun sequence DNA encodes these proteins:
- the LOC123181558 gene encoding chitinase 8, whose amino-acid sequence MARFAALAVCAAALLLAVAVGGAAAQGVGSVITRSVYASMLPNRDNSLCPARGFYTYDAFIAAANTFPGFGTTGSADDIKRDLAAFFGQTSHETTGGTRGAADQFQWGYCFKEEISKATSPPYYGRGPIQLTGRSNYDLAGRAIGKDLVSNPDLVSTDAVVSFRTAMWFWMTAQGNKPSSHNVALRRWTPTAADTAAGRVPGYGVITNIINGGLECGMGRNDANVDRIGYYTRYCSMLGTSTGGNLDCYTQRNFAS is encoded by the exons ATGGCGAGGTTTGCTGCCCTCGCCGTGTGCGCCGCTGCGCTTCTGCTCGCCGTGGCGGTGGGCGGCGCCGCGGCGCAGGGCGTGGGCTCGGTCATCACGCGGTCGGTGTACGCGAGCATGCTGCCCAACCGCGACAACTCGCTGTGCCCGGCCCGGGGGTTCTACACGTACGACGCCTTCATCGCCGCCGCCAACACCTTCCCGGGCTTCGGCACCACCGGCAGCGCCGACGACATCAAGCGCGACCTCGCTGCCTTCTTCGGCCAGACCTCGCACGAGACCACCG GAGGGACGAGAGGCGCTGCCGACCAGTTCCAATGGGGCTACTGCTTCAAGGAAGAGATAAGCAAGGCCACGTCTCCACCCTACTATGGACGGGGACCCATCCAATTGACAGG GCGGTCCAACTACGATCTCGCCGGGAGAGCCATTGGGAAGGACCTGGTGAGCAACCCGGACCTAGTGTCCACGGACGCGGTGGTGTCCTTCAGGACGGCCATGTGGTTCTGGATGACGGCGCAGGGCAACAAGCCGTCGAGCCACAACGTCGCCCTACGCCGCTGGACACCGACGGCCGCTGACACCGCTGCCGGCCGGGTGCCCGGATACGGAGTAATCACCAATATCATCAACGGCGGGCTCGAGTGCGGCATGGGCCGGAACGACGCTAACGTCGACCGCATCGGCTACTACACGCGCTACTGCAGCATGCTCGGCACGTCGACCGGGGGCAACCTCGACTGCTACACACAGAGGAACTTCGCTAGCTAG